The stretch of DNA gaactttatttaaatttattacaacaaaactttattaaactttataataaaatacctttatttagatttataataaaataactttattaAACTTAACTATGacagaactttatttaactttattataaCAGAACTTGTTTAACTTAATTACAACAGAACTTGATTTAACTTCATTATTACAGAACTTTATTATACAATGCGttatttggatttattttttacagaacCTTACTTAATTTTATTATAACAGAACTTAATTTAACTTTATCATATCTGAAcgttatttaaatatatttcaacacGACTTCATTCAACCAACTTTGAAGAAGACTTTACATTGGCCTCTGACGTCCCGACCTTTTCAGTGTTAATGTTAATGACTATTATTGTAGATCAGACCCTCGAGACCTGACAGAAACCCCCCTTGAAACTAGAGGCCAACATTTTGAgagatgttttaaaatgtagaaGAAAAAGTCAGAATAACACCTGATCTCCTCTGTTGCAGGTGATATCAGTCATCCTGCTACTCTGGGCTCCAGTGTTGATCAGCAGCAAACAGCCGCAGGACTGCCGTGAAGTCCAGACAATAAACTCGCATGCCGTCAATGGCGTGTACACCATCTTCCCGGCTGGAGACAGGTCTGGTGTCAAGGTACATTTCACTCTCTCTGGGAAACAGGACGTCTTTTGATCATGGCTGGCTATGTGACCAGAGGTGTCCACCATCAGTCCTTTATCCATTCTCCATGtttacagaggaggaaaagctcTGTggtctgattggtcagtggcAACGAACACATGACAAAGGTCAAACTAAAGGCAAAAGCCAATAAATCCTAACTGTCCAAGACACTGATTTTCTTTCACCTCAACACATACACAGGATTAACTAGCGTCAAATTATTCCCCATACAaatttgatgatttgatttgagtttAGAAAGTTTTGAGTTGTAAACTTTATAATGTCGCTAGATATTTTTGCTCTGTTTGGTGTGTAAATTCAAGttcttgtttttacagtgcatgAATATCTGATGTGTGATATCACAGGAGATTTCCAccaatgtaaataaaataaaacagttccCACAGCCTCATACGTCAGGACATGATATACACATTGAACCCAGCTGAAGTgtgaatgtgcttgtgtgtaggTTTACTGTGACATGGAATCAGAGGGCGGAGGCTGGACGGTGAGTCTTTAACAGACACTGTCACTTTCATCCAGTCACattggttgtgttgtgttaaaaaatgaaGGTACATTAGTGGAAACGTGAGCTGTCAGACTTCATGCCCCCCAGGCGTTTCACAGAAGGATGGACGGCACAGTGAACTTCTACAGGCCTTGGGATCAGTACAAGATAGGATTCGGTGAAGCTTCTGGAGAGCACTGGCTCGGTGAGGCCGCGGTGAAACTCTCTGCTAATAAAGGACAAACATTAAACTTGGACGTGTAAATCAAGAAATGATTGCTGATGACTGATAATCACAATTGCAGGTCTCGACAACCTCCACTAcctgacaggagagagaaaacatgagcTGCTGGTGAACATGGAGGACTTTGAGGGAAATAAACGGTTCGCTCTCTACTCCACCTTCTCCGTCGGTTCAGAGTGTGAAGGATTTAACCTCTCCGTGTCGGGATTCAAGGCTGGAGACGCAGGTGAGCGAGTTGTCATTTAGTCATTAAAAAACTCAGACgtgctgtgcttgtgtgtcgTACGTCTTCCGTCTCTGTCCGTCCTCTGGTTTTCTGTCACGTCTCTGCCGTTGTCACCTGTAGATTAACAGACTCcttgttttgagtgaaatgatCTGGTCTTATTGTCTCATCTGTGaaaattgtttaaatgtttttccttgCCCTTCCACATAACATATCATTTGTTTGGGGGGGAACTGGTGTACTCCTGTTTACttatgtacatacatatttattcatatttaactatttaaacaaaatgaaatgtggtaTATTTAGATCATGTACCTGTGTgtttaaataatacatttgatccttatatttatttaattattaattttttgacTGTCTGAATGCAATGACGTTTTCATATATTTTGGCACAAACTGCTTTGCGCTAGTTGGGAACGGGGTGAGATGCTGAATTGTCGGTTTTTGAAACGATGTGCTTTTCTGCTGTCTGGATTGAATTGTTTCTTGCTGAAAAactaatataaaaatattagttttaaatgtttgtcttgggttagggttaggggatCAAAGATGAACCTGTTGGTCACTGCAGGTTGTGAAAACTGCCGCTGACGTTCAATAGTTCATGGtcatggtttttgtttgtgtttctgtaggAGACGCAATGTCGTCACACAACGGTATGAAGTTCTCCACCTTGGACAGAGACCAGGACACCTGGCCGGAACACTGTGCCAGGAAGTTCCTGGGGGCGTTCTGGTACACTGCATGTCATGAGACAAACCCTACCGGGGTTTATCGTTGGGGGGCGGATAACTCACTCTTTGCTGTTGGAATGTCGTGGCTTCATTGGAAGGGTCATGACTATTCTCTGAAGTCCATGAGCATGAAGGTCCGTCCTGCTTAACAATAACTGTCCAGGACCAACGTATTAGAGACGATCAGGTGTTGATCTCTCTCTTGTAATTTATTTCTCCTTCATTAATCATGTGTAGtacactatacaaataaaaatgtaatgcaatttCACAATGACCTTTGTTTTCCTTAAAGCTAACTAACACAAATCCACCAGGTCAAGAAAACAACTAAATACTGCAGATTTTGTTGtagtctgctgcagctcaaagtCAGTGTGGTGGAACAGAGGGTGAACATACAGAATCAATATTGGTTGGGATCCAGTTGGGTCAGTTTCTGTTGTGACCAATCACACAAGCTCCTTTCGTCCATTTGAAAAGCAGCACACGGATGAAATGAACCAGTAGGAGAAATGCTGAGGTGTTTGAGAGATTAATGAGTccccaaaaaaaggttgtcACGCCAAAGGAATTCATAGACCAGGAAATGTACCACCCAGAACTGAGCCAGACCCGTAGCAGTCTCTACGGTGATTTAGCTAATGTAATGTGAGCAGCCTTGTCCGCTGTCACGCTAGAGTAGATCTGGAACCA from Scophthalmus maximus strain ysfricsl-2021 chromosome 9, ASM2237912v1, whole genome shotgun sequence encodes:
- the LOC118320014 gene encoding microfibril-associated glycoprotein 4, with the protein product MRVISVILLLWAPVLISSKQPQDCREVQTINSHAVNGVYTIFPAGDRSGVKVYCDMESEGGGWTAFHRRMDGTVNFYRPWDQYKIGFGEASGEHWLGLDNLHYLTGERKHELLVNMEDFEGNKRFALYSTFSVGSECEGFNLSVSGFKAGDAGDAMSSHNGMKFSTLDRDQDTWPEHCARKFLGAFWYTACHETNPTGVYRWGADNSLFAVGMSWLHWKGHDYSLKSMSMKVRPA